The following nucleotide sequence is from Deltaproteobacteria bacterium GWA2_45_12.
TTCATCACAGCCAATTCAGTTTTTGTCACCGTGCAGGGCATGGCTGACTGGCGCATGTTTGGGAAACAAATGGGCGGTCTTATTCGGGAAGCAGTGGGGCAGGGTCAACCTCTTGTGAATCCGGACCTGATCAACACACTTCCTTCCGAAGAAGAAATTCGTAAAACAGTAACGGAAGTTTTGGAACATGAGATCAACCCGGCTGTGGCAAGCCATGGGGGTGTCATTGAACTTTTGGATGTACGCAAGAACGATGTTTTTGTGAAGATGGGTGGGGGATGCCATGGTTGTGCCAGTTCCACAGCCACGTTAAAACAGGGTGTTGAACAAGCCATTCGCAAACGCATTCCCAAAATAGGAGCTATTTACGATACGACGGATCACGCTGCTGGCTTAAATCCGTATTTCAGGCCGGAGGGGAGTTGTCATTGACGTAGGGGCGCCCCTTGGTGCGCCCTGAAATGGATTTTTTATTTTGGAATTCTAGTTTTTGAAAACACGCTTTTTGCCGGGACGGCCCGGCAAAAAACTCTGCTTTTGCCAATTTTGTTGATGGGTCCCGGTTGATAAAATTGGCAAAAAAAGGTTTTCAAAAACTAGAATTTCAAAATAAAAAAATAATATGTCCAAAAAAATCGCCATCATTTTATCAGGATGTGGGTTTAAAGACGGGGCTGAAATTCATGAGTCGGTCCTTACATTATTGGCCGTTGTGAAAGCCGGCGCCCAACCAATTTTTTTTGCTCCTAATACAAACCAAGCCACAGTCACCAATCACATCAATAATGATTCAACGGGGGAAATAAGAAATGTCCTTGTTGAATCATCGCGCATTGCCCGGGGTGATATTCAGGATGTTAAAACCTTGAAAGCAAACAATGTGGATGCTGTTATTTTCCCTGGGGGTTATGGTGCTGCCCTCAATTTATGCAATTTTGCCCAAAAAGGGCCTGATTGTGATGTGAATTCCGACATTCAAAAAGTGATCGAGGAATTTTTTGCGGCAAAAAAAACCATGGGCTTTATCTGTATTGCCCCAGCCCTTGCGGCGCGGGTGTTGGGTAAACATGGCATCTCCTTGACCATTGGGACCGATGCAGGAACGGCCCAAGCTATAGAAAAAATGGGAGCCAAGCATCAGAACTGTGCCGTGGACGAAATCTGTGTGGATGAAAAAAACAAGGTGGTGAGCACCCCGGCCTACATGTTGGCCAAGAATATTTCTGAAGCAGAGTTGGGGATTTCAAAATTAGTGAAAAAAGTAATCAGCCTAACCTGAAATAAACGAAGAACGCCCGCCAGAGGACGGGTCAGTCCTTTGGCTGAAATTACGTGAACGAAGAACGATAAAAGGGGGAACCCCCACATTTTTGTTTGATAAAAATGCGGGGGAACCAGGCTATATGAGGACGAACAAGGGTATAAAAAATATAAAGGATAATGTGAGAACATTTCTTACATGATGGTCCTTGGGGATGAAAATGTTTCGATTCATATCCCTTACTACAGCAAAGGCTGTGCCACCAAGCTTCTTAAATAAGATACTAAAATGACTTATATTTTTTTGATAAGCCCCGTCAGATGAAACAAAAGGGGGAGGGTTCTTTTTTCCAATCTGTGTAAGGATAACTCAAATTTTATCCTTCGACTCAAACTTTAGCCCCTTGGGGCCGAAATAAAATGACGGATAACCCTGAGCGATCCGCAGAGAGTCGAAGGGTCGCTCAGGATGAAACTCGGGGGCTTGCCCCCGAGTTCTTCACTCAAGGGGGGGGTTGATTATGGCGACAATTTCTCAATTAAAAGCCCGGGAAATCATTGATTCTCGTGGAAATCCCACAGTTGAGGCCGATGTTATTCTGGATAATGGCCTTCTGGGAAGGGCCGCTGTGCCTTCAGGGGCTTCCACAGGGGATCATGAGGCCACGGAACTACGGGATGGCGATCCGAAGCGTTATTTGGGGAAAGGGGTCCAAAAGGCTGTGGGGCATGTTAACACGGTGCTTTTTGAAGCCTTAAAAGGAACAAAGGCTGGCGATCAGCGTTTGTTGGATACCAAAATGATTGAGTTGGATGGGTCTGCCAACAAATCAAGGCTGGGAGCCAATGCCCTTTTGGCGGTATCGCTTGCATTTGCAAGAGCCTCCAGCCAAAACCAGGGGCTTCCTTTTTATCGTTACATTGCAGGGCTTGTAGGAAATACCCATTTAAGTTTACCCGTGCCTATGATGAATATTTTAAATGGGGGGGCGCATGCAGACAATAACATGGATATCCAGGAATTCATGATCATGCCTTTGGGATTTTCGCGATTTTCAGAGGCCCTTCAGGCGGGTGCTGAAATTTTTCATCAACTTAAAAAAGTGCTGCAGAATAAAAACCTGAATACTGCTGTGGGAGACGAGGGAGGTTTTGCCCCCAATCTTCCTTCCAACGAAGCCGGGTTGGAAGTCATTTTACAAGCCATCGAAAAAGCAGGTTACAAACCCCAAAAAGATATTGGACTGGCTTTGGATGTGGCCTCCAGCGAATTTTTCAAGAAGGGTATTTACGTTTTGGAAAACGATGCCAACCCCAACAAGACCGCGGCTGATATGGTCAGCTTCTATGAAAATTTGCAAGCCAAATACCCTGTGTATTCCATTGAAGACGGGTTAAGCCAGGATGATTGGGAAGGATGGTGCCTGCTTACACAAAAACTTGGAAAGAACATGCAATTGGTGGGGGATGATTTGTTTGTTACAAACACAAAGCGTTTAAAGATGGGAATTGATAAGCATGTGGGTAATTCCATTTTGGTTAAGGTGAATCAAATTGGAACGCTCTCTGAAACCTTGGATGCCATCACAATGGCCCAGAAAGCAGGTTATACAGCTGTTATTTCCCATCGTTCAGGAGAAACCGAAGATACGACCATTGCCGATATCGCCGTTGGAACAAATGCAGGCCAGATAAAAACGGGTAGTCTTTGCCGTACGGATCGTATTTGCAAATACAATCAGTTGTTACGTATTGAAGAGGAATTGGGAGCAAAAGCCCAATATCCCGGAAAATCCATTTTTAGATTTTTATGACCGGTAGGGGCGGTTTTACAAACCGCCCTTACAATTTATGCCTCACATCATCACTCAGCGCGCTCAAGATATAAAATCCTTCATTGCCATGGATATTTTAGAGGCGGCTTGCAAGCTTGAAAGCCAGGGGCGTTCGATTATTTCATTTTCCCTTGGGGAGCCTGATTTTTCTGCCCCCGAAGCCGTACAAGAGGCTTGCATCCAAGCCATTCGCGATCATCAGACCAAATACACCCACTCGCAAGGCCTGCTTCCACTCCGCGAAGCCATTGCCAGCCATTATTACAATACGTACAAAGTCAATGTAAACCCCGAGCAGATTCTTGTCACTCAAGGGACAAGTCCTGCTTTTTTCCTGATTTTTTCGTCCATGCTGGAAAAAGGGGATGAGGTTGTTTTGCCCAATCCCCATTACCCTTGCGATGCCAATTTTGTCAGTTTTCAGGGAGGAAAAGTTGTTTATCTGCCCATTTTTGAAAATGAAGATTATCAGTGGAATATTGATGAAATAAAAAAGAGAATCACCAAAAAAACCAAGGCCCTTTTTGTCACTAGTCCTTCTAATCCCACAGGGACGGTACTCAGTTATGAAACACTTAAAAAATTGGCCGGACTAAAGAAAACCATTGTTTCCGACGAAATTTATCATGGGTTGGTTTATGAAGGAAAAGAACATACCGCCTTGGAATTTACCCAAAATACCTTTGTGGTTAATGGTTTCTCAAAAGCCTATGCCATGACGGGATATCGTTTGGGATATGTGATTGCCCCGAGAAAATTTGTGCGTCCCATGCAGAAAATCCAGCAGAATTTCTACATTTCAGCCAATTCTTTTGTGCAGTGGGCCGCTATTGCCGCCCTTAAAGAAGGCGGGCAAACTCTTGCCACCATGAGGCAGGAATACAAAAGGCGTCGGGATGTTCTTTTGGAAAAATTAAAAGAGCTCGGGTTTCACGTTAATTATAAACCCACGGGGGCTTTTTATGTTTTTGTCGATGTCAGGCACATTTCACGCAATTCTTATAAACTGGCCTTTGACATCTTGAACAAGGTGGGGGTGGCCATTACTCCTGGTATTGATTTTGGTTCACGGGGTGAGGGATTTTTAAGATTTTCCTATGCTGTTTCTGTTGAAAAAATAGAAGAGGGAATGGAACGGTTAAAAACATATTTGGAAACATATGCCCCCAAAAAAGTCAGAAAATCAATGGTATGCACCCCAGGGCAAGCCCTGGAAGATTCTCCGCCTAAGGCGGAGGGTTTTAACCGTTTCGGCTCGTCCGCCGAAGTCCCCGCCAACGAGCGGGGACGTAGGTGGATAAAAATAGTTCCCATGCAGGCTAGTCATTTAGAGGCGGTTTTGCTGATAGGCGCCAACATGGCGGGGTCCCCCCTCACACTTCCTCTTCTTCAATCTGAACTTGAATATCCCTTAAGCAAGCTCTGGGTGGCTCTTTGTGAAAATGAAATCATAG
It contains:
- a CDS encoding isoprenoid biosynthesis protein ElbB; its protein translation is MSKKIAIILSGCGFKDGAEIHESVLTLLAVVKAGAQPIFFAPNTNQATVTNHINNDSTGEIRNVLVESSRIARGDIQDVKTLKANNVDAVIFPGGYGAALNLCNFAQKGPDCDVNSDIQKVIEEFFAAKKTMGFICIAPALAARVLGKHGISLTIGTDAGTAQAIEKMGAKHQNCAVDEICVDEKNKVVSTPAYMLAKNISEAELGISKLVKKVISLT
- a CDS encoding phosphopyruvate hydratase, which gives rise to MATISQLKAREIIDSRGNPTVEADVILDNGLLGRAAVPSGASTGDHEATELRDGDPKRYLGKGVQKAVGHVNTVLFEALKGTKAGDQRLLDTKMIELDGSANKSRLGANALLAVSLAFARASSQNQGLPFYRYIAGLVGNTHLSLPVPMMNILNGGAHADNNMDIQEFMIMPLGFSRFSEALQAGAEIFHQLKKVLQNKNLNTAVGDEGGFAPNLPSNEAGLEVILQAIEKAGYKPQKDIGLALDVASSEFFKKGIYVLENDANPNKTAADMVSFYENLQAKYPVYSIEDGLSQDDWEGWCLLTQKLGKNMQLVGDDLFVTNTKRLKMGIDKHVGNSILVKVNQIGTLSETLDAITMAQKAGYTAVISHRSGETEDTTIADIAVGTNAGQIKTGSLCRTDRICKYNQLLRIEEELGAKAQYPGKSIFRFL
- a CDS encoding ribosomal-protein-alanine N-acetyltransferase, translated to MPHIITQRAQDIKSFIAMDILEAACKLESQGRSIISFSLGEPDFSAPEAVQEACIQAIRDHQTKYTHSQGLLPLREAIASHYYNTYKVNVNPEQILVTQGTSPAFFLIFSSMLEKGDEVVLPNPHYPCDANFVSFQGGKVVYLPIFENEDYQWNIDEIKKRITKKTKALFVTSPSNPTGTVLSYETLKKLAGLKKTIVSDEIYHGLVYEGKEHTALEFTQNTFVVNGFSKAYAMTGYRLGYVIAPRKFVRPMQKIQQNFYISANSFVQWAAIAALKEGGQTLATMRQEYKRRRDVLLEKLKELGFHVNYKPTGAFYVFVDVRHISRNSYKLAFDILNKVGVAITPGIDFGSRGEGFLRFSYAVSVEKIEEGMERLKTYLETYAPKKVRKSMVCTPGQALEDSPPKAEGFNRFGSSAEVPANERGRRWIKIVPMQASHLEAVLLIGANMAGSPLTLPLLQSELEYPLSKLWVALCENEIIGFIIYRRILDESDILYLAVHPKMQREGVAGQLLEWMVSVEPGLRQITLEVRASNHTAQKFYEGCGFSVLAKRTKYYHDGEDALVMMKTLSSPPRDPAMRGPDSGDPVVGPRP